The Aeromicrobium senzhongii genome includes a window with the following:
- a CDS encoding TlpA family protein disulfide reductase, producing MSLVRSSRLVAVALLLLVLSACVGGVEDTGDDGFISGSGEITFIDPGKRKPAPVLSGTDLEGQPLSTEDFAGKVLVVNLWGSWCAPCRKEAPALQKASAELADQNVQFVGLLTKDDPASAKAFNAKFDITYPSIDDSAGRNQAAFADTLPSMAIPTTWVIDSNGKVAARVMGELTDATLRGLVEQTKKSTQ from the coding sequence ATGAGTCTCGTGCGATCCTCGCGACTCGTCGCGGTCGCGTTGCTCCTGCTCGTCCTCTCGGCCTGCGTCGGCGGTGTCGAGGACACCGGTGACGACGGCTTCATCAGCGGCAGCGGCGAGATCACCTTCATCGACCCGGGCAAGCGCAAGCCGGCGCCCGTGCTGAGCGGCACGGACCTCGAGGGGCAGCCGCTCAGCACCGAGGACTTCGCCGGCAAGGTGCTCGTGGTGAACCTCTGGGGTTCGTGGTGCGCACCGTGCCGCAAGGAGGCCCCGGCCCTGCAGAAGGCCTCCGCTGAGCTGGCCGACCAGAACGTCCAGTTCGTCGGGCTGCTGACGAAGGACGACCCGGCCTCGGCCAAGGCGTTCAACGCCAAGTTCGACATCACGTACCCGAGCATCGACGACTCCGCCGGCCGCAACCAGGCGGCCTTCGCCGACACCCTGCCCTCGATGGCGATCCCCACGACGTGGGTCATCGACTCCAACGGCAAGGTCGCCGCCCGCGTGATGGGCGAGCTCACCGACGCGACGCTGCGGGGACTGGTCGAGCAGACCAAGAAGAGCACGCAGTGA
- a CDS encoding cytochrome c biogenesis CcdA family protein: protein MIGTDVGDWFLDTAVSGNLVLTVPVALLAGLVSFFSPCVVPLLPGYLSYVSGVAVTELESVRRRRIVLGAVLFVLGFSAVFVAGGALFGAVGQELLPYQREISIAAGVLLVVMGIAFLGFVPLLQRDVRAHGVRRVGLLAAPVLGVVFGVGWTPCIGPTLTAVLALSANEATAGRGAFLTLVYCLGLGVPFVLAALFLSRFLRVTGWVRRHQRAVSVAGGVLLIVTGLLLATGWWQDLVISLQHWIGGFEVPL from the coding sequence GTGATCGGAACCGACGTCGGCGACTGGTTCCTGGACACGGCGGTCTCGGGCAACCTCGTCCTCACGGTGCCGGTCGCGCTGCTGGCCGGTTTGGTCTCGTTCTTCAGCCCGTGCGTCGTGCCACTGCTGCCGGGTTACCTGTCCTACGTCTCGGGCGTCGCGGTCACCGAGCTGGAGTCCGTGCGCCGCCGCCGCATCGTCCTGGGCGCCGTGCTGTTCGTGCTGGGCTTCAGTGCCGTGTTCGTCGCCGGAGGGGCCCTGTTCGGCGCCGTCGGCCAGGAACTGTTGCCGTACCAGCGCGAGATCTCGATCGCCGCGGGCGTGCTGCTCGTGGTGATGGGCATCGCCTTCCTGGGGTTCGTGCCGCTGCTGCAGCGTGACGTGCGGGCGCACGGCGTCCGCCGGGTCGGCCTGCTCGCGGCGCCCGTGCTGGGCGTCGTCTTCGGGGTCGGCTGGACCCCGTGCATCGGCCCCACGCTGACCGCCGTGCTGGCCCTGTCCGCCAACGAGGCCACCGCCGGGCGGGGAGCGTTCCTGACGCTCGTCTACTGCCTGGGCCTCGGCGTGCCCTTCGTGCTCGCGGCCCTGTTCCTGAGTCGCTTCCTGCGCGTCACCGGCTGGGTCCGCCGCCACCAGCGCGCGGTCTCCGTCGCCGGCGGCGTGCTCCTGATCGTCACCGGCCTCCTGCTCGCCACCGGGTGGTGGCAGGACCTGGTCATCTCCCTGCAGCACTGGATCGGTGGATTCGAGGTCCCCCTGTGA